The sequence TCATGAGGTGGTTGCTCAAGTAGAAGCAGGAGTCCAGGTTGCTGAGTCCTCCACCCAAACCTTTAAATTTGATGCGATTGATGCTGGTTTAGCAGACTTAAAAGCTGGACGGATCATCGTCGTGGTAGATGACGAAAATCGAGAGAATGAAGGTGACTTGATTTGTGCTGCTCAGTTTGCCACCCCTGATATCATCAACTTTATGGCGGTGGAAGCAAGAGGGCTGATTTGTTTGGCGATGACTGGCGATCGCTTGGATGAATTAGATTTGCCACTGATGGTGAGCAATATTACAGATACTAACCAAACAGCGTTCACTGTAAGTATAGACGCCAGTCCAGAATTAGGCGTAACCACGGGCATTTCTGCTGAAGACCGAGCGCGGACTATTCAAATTGCTCTCAACCCAGCGACAAAACCCACAGACTTACGCCGCCCTGGTCATATTTTTCCAATTCGAGCTAAGGTGGGAGGCGTGCTCAAACGCGCCGGACACACAGAAGCGGCGGTGGATTTGTCAAGATTAGCTGGGCTATACCCGGCTGGGGTGATTTGTGAAATTCAAAACCCTGATGGTTCAATGGCACGGTTGCCAGAATTAATTGAATATGCTAAACGTCACCAGCTAAAGATTATTAGTATTGCCGATTTAATTAGCTATCGCTTACAACACGATCGCCTAGTTGTCCGCGAAAGTATTGCCGAACTACCCACCCAATTCGGTCATTTTCAAATCTACGCTTATCGCCACACAGTAGATAACTCAGAACACGTGGCGATTGTCAAGGGTGATCCGGCTAATTTTGTTGATGAAGCGGTGATGGTGCGGATGCACTCAGAATGCTTGACGGGTGATGCGCTGGGTTCCTTGCGCTGCGACTGTCGGATGCAACTACAAGCAGCATTAAAAATGATTGAAAATGCTGGTCAAGGTATAGTTGTTTACTTGCGACAAGAAGGGCGGGGAATCGGCTTGATTAACAAACTCAAAGCCTATTCCTTGCAGGATATGGGGCTGGACACAGTAGAAGCGAACGAGCGCTTGGGTTTTCCCGCAGACCTGCGCGACTACGGTATGGGGGCGCAAATGTTGATGGATTTGGGTGTAAATAAAATTCGCCTAATTACCAATAATCCCCGCAAAATTGCTGGTGTCAAAGGTTATGGGTTAGAAGTACTTGATCGTGTCCCGCTGTTGATTGAAGCGAATGATCACAACTCCTACTATCTAGCGACCAAAGCCAAAAAGCTCGGTCACATGCTGTTGCAAACTTATCTGGTGACAGTAGCGATTAAATGGGAAGATGACCCACAGTTAGTCACGAAACGCTATGAGCGATTAGAAAAACTGCGCCATTTCGCTAAAAGCCATCATCTATTATTACAGGAAGAAGCGCGCCCACTAGCGATCGCTATCTTTGACCAACCATCTTTAACAGTACACCTAGGTTTTGATCAACCCAAAGTTGCAGCCTGTGATTGGTATCAACAGCATGGACATCCTTACCTGCAAGCAGTCTGCCAAATTCTTGACAAGCTAGCAACCTTACCCTATGTTCAGCAGTTAGAATTCCTGATATCTTCTGGTTGCGACCCGTTGAGTAATCTCCAAATCCAGCTAGATCGACAGGTGTTATCTCTGGATACATTACCATCTACGATATGCGATCGCCTGGAGACGCAACAAATCTACAGTTTTAGTAAGCAAGGTTGAAATAATTCCTGATTCTTAAAAACTTTAGGGAATTCAAAAGCTGTGTAGCTCTGGTTTTTCAACTAGAGCTATTTGTTTACTATGCCTGTATGCTTAAATAAGCCCGCAAGCACATGTTAATTGTTGAGTCTGTTTAGCGTCACTACTACCCAATTCTTGCAATACGCTGAAATGGAACCCTTGAAACTGTTTGAACTTCTGTCTTAATTCATCTTTAGAAATCTTGCTTGTTCAACATCAAATTTTCTTAGCACCTTAATATCAAGAAATGGAAAAGTATTTAGTCACCAAAGAAGAGATTGAGTCTTATGAAGGAATAGAAAAAACACATTTTCTCAACTCCAATGCTCGCAGATTGAATAAGTCTCTAGGAGATTTGACGGGTTTAAAAAATATCGGTTTCCACATCATTGAAGTAGAGCCTGGACGTGAATCAACGGAGCTTCATATGCACTATCACGAAGAAGAGTGCGTATACATTCTTGAGGGAGAAGCTGAAGCAACAATTGGAGAAAGCGTTTATCCAGTTAAAGCAGGAGATTTTATTGGATATCGCGCTGGTGGTGAGCCGCACAAGCTGAAAAACACAGGTAATTCTATATTCAAATGTATAGTAGTTGGTCAAAGGCTAGACCATGATATCGGTGACTATCCAAATTTGCACAAGCGTATATATAGGAGCAAAGGTTTAAAGTGGAATCTGGTCGATATGGAAAACATAGATGAACCAGTAGCAGGTAAAAAGGCATAACGGGTAGAATGCATTTTCTCAATATACAAGTATGTCTATAGGAAAATCCGTTAATGATTTAAGAGGATGTTCCAGAAATAAAGAATAATGAAGACGAGTGCGCTAATCCATCAACTAAAGTGCACACTCTAGTTAAAGAACTACAAAACCAAAAAGACTTTAAATCTACAGGTTATTGATTTTTCCTATTTAATTGATATGGCTTGACGGAAAGAACGGAGTAGGTTGAGGAATTTGTCGCCATCAAAACTCAGCGGGTCTACTTTTCTTCCAGACCGGTCTACTCCCCGGTGGGTGGTAATCCGTTCGATGGGGATTTGACTCTGAGCAATTAACCAAGCCAGAGAATTATATTGAGGTTCTGTGTAACCGCTATGACCTTTAATATTGTTAAGCCCCCAAGCGTCTGGTGGCGTTTCTAAAGAGACATGATAAGCAAAATTGTTGACTGATGGCGGTAAATTAGGATTTGTCTGCACAGTCTCTATTCCATTAGCGCCGACAAATACTGAATCACCAGCGCCAAAAGCTCGTTTGTCTGGTGGGACTAAATAAACAATTGTTCCATCAAGTTTAACTAATGAATGATAACTTGCTTGGACGCTTTCATCATCATGGGGTGTTTGAAAAAAGTTGACGGCGCTGGAAGCTGAATTACTGGTTTCATGAATCACGACAATTGGTTCATTGTTGAAAAATACACCATTGGCGTTTTGAGCAAATCTTTCTCCATAATTACTGGGGTCTACTGTCGCCATTTCCAGTCTGGGTCTGTATTGTGCAAAAGCTGTGGTGGTTTTGTACCTGACTGGAGTTTGATTATTTTTTACGGGCGAATTGGTTTTGGTGGGAGGTTTGGAAGTTTTTGCAGATACTTCGGCTTGAGTTTTGGCTGATTGAAATTGCACCGGTGGATTTTGATTCCAGCTGATGATTGCTGGGTCTGGTTGCGCTGTCTGAATTTGTAGTTTTGTCGCTCGACCAATCAGTAAGGTTGCGGCCATAGCCATTAGCAACAGAGAAATTAATATAATTCTGGTAGCCCAGTCTCCGAACTTCATTTTTTTATATGAGTAATACTACTGCAAATAATCTTAATATTTTTATTTTACTGAAAAAAGGATACTAGTACAAAAAGTATAAAGTCTGAAGAATGCGGCGCAGGAGCATGGGCCTTCAAGGGAGAGTAGCGGCTGACTGCAGGCTAGGGTGAAGTATGAAGGGTGAAGGAAGTATGAAATTAATAAACTTGTATATCTAGCCTTTCATAGATTTGTCAAGGGTGCTTTATTTACACCGTAGCGTACTAGTATATCCGTGAATGTTAAGTAATTGCTTTCTGACTTTCTTCTATCTATGGATTGATGTTGAGCATGACTTGTGTTACACAAACGTTACTGTGTGACGTTGATTGTGCTCAAGTAAATTTGTTATGAAAAGTTGTTAAACAACATAAGATGTATATGATATGTGTGGGATTTTAAATTATGCCAAGAAATATCAATATTTGAGAAGCGAGGGGTGAGAGACGGGAGTTTTTGATATTAGGTAGTGAAATTTTGCTGTGAATGACTGATAAAAAATGTGGTTTTTGAGTGGGGATTTTCTAGCATAAACTACGCTAAAAAACAGCATTAATTGCTACAACTTGATTTTTAGGAAAAATAACCTTTATTACAACTTCCAAAAAAATTTATAGGCACAATGAGGGCAGAAAAACAATATTGTTTATTTGCGCTCGGAGACCAATAATGGTAGCGATGTCTACGACCGGCAATGCCAACGCAGAGAACGTTCAGCATCGGCTAACTATACAAACTGTAGAAATAGCCCCTAATACGACGGCGATTCGCTCTCTTGATTGGGATCGCGATCGCTTCGATATCGAATTCGGACTGCAAAACGGCACGACTTACAATTCCTATCTAATACAAGGTGAACAAACAGTTTTAATCGATACTTCCCATCAGAAGTTTCGTCATCTGTATTTAGAAACTCTAAAAAGCTTGGTTAATCCCAAGGCGATTGATTACATAATTGTTAGCCACACAGAGCCAGATCATAGCGGTTTGGTGGAAGATGTATTGCAGTTAGCGCCGAGAGCCACTGTTTTAGCGTCTAAAATTGCCTTACAATTTTTGGAAGGCTTAGTACACGATCCTTTTTCTAAGCGGATTGTTAAAAGTGGCGATCGCATAGATATTGGTAAAGGACACGAAATTGAATTCGTGAGTGCGCCTAATCTCCACTGGCCAGACACCATCTTCAGCTACGATCGCCAAACGGAAATCATCTACACCTGCGATGCTTTCGGGATGCATTTCTGTGACGAGCGCACTTTTGATGAAGATTTAGAAGCGCTCGAAGCTGACTTTAGATTTTATTACGATTGTTTGATGGGCCCCAACGCTCGCTCGCTGTTAAACGCCATGAAGCGGATGGGTGAACTGGGAAAAATCAAAGTGATTGCTAATGGTCACGGGCCATTACTTTATCACCATCTCGATGTGCTGACTGGCTGCTATGAAACTTGGAGCCAAAGACAAGCTAAAGCGGAAACCACCGTCGGCTTGTTCTATGTTTCAGAATATGGTTTCAGCGATAAGTTAGTGGAAGCAATCGGCGAAGGAATCCAAAAAACTGGCGTGGGAATTGAATTTCTCGATCTCAGTTCGGCTGATATCCAAGAAGTACAGGAATTGGCTTTGAGAGCGGCGGGAATTATCATTGGTATGCCTCCAACTGCTGCAGCTGGAGCTCAAGCTGGGATTAGTTCCCTGCTAGCTGTGGCGAAAAATAAGCAACTCGTGGGACTGTTTGAGTGTTACGGCGGGGATGATGAACCCGTCGATACGCTGCGGAGAAAATTCATTGACTTGGGTGTGAAAGAAGCCTTTCCCGCCATTCGCATT is a genomic window of Fortiea contorta PCC 7126 containing:
- a CDS encoding cupin domain-containing protein translates to MEKYLVTKEEIESYEGIEKTHFLNSNARRLNKSLGDLTGLKNIGFHIIEVEPGRESTELHMHYHEEECVYILEGEAEATIGESVYPVKAGDFIGYRAGGEPHKLKNTGNSIFKCIVVGQRLDHDIGDYPNLHKRIYRSKGLKWNLVDMENIDEPVAGKKA
- the ribBA gene encoding bifunctional 3,4-dihydroxy-2-butanone-4-phosphate synthase/GTP cyclohydrolase II, giving the protein MVAQVEAGVQVAESSTQTFKFDAIDAGLADLKAGRIIVVVDDENRENEGDLICAAQFATPDIINFMAVEARGLICLAMTGDRLDELDLPLMVSNITDTNQTAFTVSIDASPELGVTTGISAEDRARTIQIALNPATKPTDLRRPGHIFPIRAKVGGVLKRAGHTEAAVDLSRLAGLYPAGVICEIQNPDGSMARLPELIEYAKRHQLKIISIADLISYRLQHDRLVVRESIAELPTQFGHFQIYAYRHTVDNSEHVAIVKGDPANFVDEAVMVRMHSECLTGDALGSLRCDCRMQLQAALKMIENAGQGIVVYLRQEGRGIGLINKLKAYSLQDMGLDTVEANERLGFPADLRDYGMGAQMLMDLGVNKIRLITNNPRKIAGVKGYGLEVLDRVPLLIEANDHNSYYLATKAKKLGHMLLQTYLVTVAIKWEDDPQLVTKRYERLEKLRHFAKSHHLLLQEEARPLAIAIFDQPSLTVHLGFDQPKVAACDWYQQHGHPYLQAVCQILDKLATLPYVQQLEFLISSGCDPLSNLQIQLDRQVLSLDTLPSTICDRLETQQIYSFSKQG
- a CDS encoding diflavin flavoprotein, with the translated sequence MVAMSTTGNANAENVQHRLTIQTVEIAPNTTAIRSLDWDRDRFDIEFGLQNGTTYNSYLIQGEQTVLIDTSHQKFRHLYLETLKSLVNPKAIDYIIVSHTEPDHSGLVEDVLQLAPRATVLASKIALQFLEGLVHDPFSKRIVKSGDRIDIGKGHEIEFVSAPNLHWPDTIFSYDRQTEIIYTCDAFGMHFCDERTFDEDLEALEADFRFYYDCLMGPNARSLLNAMKRMGELGKIKVIANGHGPLLYHHLDVLTGCYETWSQRQAKAETTVGLFYVSEYGFSDKLVEAIGEGIQKTGVGIEFLDLSSADIQEVQELALRAAGIIIGMPPTAAAGAQAGISSLLAVAKNKQLVGLFECYGGDDEPVDTLRRKFIDLGVKEAFPAIRIKQAPTAATYQLCAEAGTDLGQALMRERNMKQIKSLDVNMEKALGRISSGLYIVTTKKGDVSSAMLASWVSQASLQPLGFTIAVAKDRAIDSLMQIGDRFVLNVLEEGNYQELKRHFLKRLLPGADRFAGVRTQTAKNGSPILTDALAYMECEVQSSIECSDHWILYCTVQEGRVSKPDGLTAVRHRKVGNYY
- a CDS encoding N-acetylmuramoyl-L-alanine amidase, yielding MKFGDWATRIILISLLLMAMAATLLIGRATKLQIQTAQPDPAIISWNQNPPVQFQSAKTQAEVSAKTSKPPTKTNSPVKNNQTPVRYKTTTAFAQYRPRLEMATVDPSNYGERFAQNANGVFFNNEPIVVIHETSNSASSAVNFFQTPHDDESVQASYHSLVKLDGTIVYLVPPDKRAFGAGDSVFVGANGIETVQTNPNLPPSVNNFAYHVSLETPPDAWGLNNIKGHSGYTEPQYNSLAWLIAQSQIPIERITTHRGVDRSGRKVDPLSFDGDKFLNLLRSFRQAISIK